A genomic stretch from Astatotilapia calliptera chromosome 4, fAstCal1.2, whole genome shotgun sequence includes:
- the bahcc1a gene encoding BAH and coiled-coil domain-containing protein 1 isoform X9, with the protein MKIPFLDLEFSEACSGLMGNSSASFMGTFLASSLGSPPSHPSHPSRPPSSPSSPSFRGGPHSSASQIWFPHSHEAGPGYPRFSGSLAHTFLPMSHLDHHANSGVLYGQHRFYDTQKENFYLRGLPSQPPLISANHSLPPMSRAGSGHTQGSCSRDRDQGVGTGIHKGLKEGSVERGVVNVKDKERSSGKQEAKERQQQQQQQQQHHAHQPPQPTHHHHSHTHQQHPHYPQHPLPLEEVNSRALERHKASLTMYSKEHPQSMSKPLSACLHNSKMQNGDPGTGAGAKVSMSSCGGEDTTLRVMGGGGSSQNRHLGTSGSGRCTKEGVSGEMRISEQPSDCLERGQAPLHHSLPYSVPPPLHMSSATGGAHPHPHAHPHTHPHPGGFHCLQLHPSHPHHSHHTHHHPEFFCPPPPAPLANPASHERGPVNVGREPKVTGPTFVPSVADVGDKSNGPFQLNNPDCQGVGSGGGGSNAKDKTIEKNGGGGHHSNWHRKQQQQQQQQQQHPYRKTEKAPDWMQSHHQHLQSSQLPPPPQQQPPHSQQQHQVVRSRSAECINSGVEMDVFRPSLPQGPKAGHSVPHSVNTSPYRDCSHPGPPPNSSPLGSKNMGQHSGTQHSGPGGSCSLQRDGQKVARIRHQQHGRPGPETPTELNQGNSQELKRKMDMSPYGYSNSSGQQHHHQQPPVPPWNMRPPHHMSQPEEEQRKSYMELGSTGGQHSQQQQQQQQQQQQQQQQQQQQQQQQQQQQPGISLPPPQPPTAPPLSQQQQQPQQQPDPQGPTQGESSAMKSLLKYSNQQQPLLVSQKNPFGGLGNLKSGPSGGSCALQGNKQTLPSRKGTANDSERPDYNGRSREMGEPGHGESEVRQPPVGIAVAVARQREPPCRSAENHPNSRQGRVHPSVKGQPRSMYLSDPTTEEDRKRLSEEQIGLTCLDRERDAYIRDNKERVEFARIHPSSSCHGDLASHLMVPGGTSLQSGQLGDPAAHSAHHHWMPRTGSPSLWMTGHSYAGIGHTTLHQNLPPAFSAAMPGPLQPVLPLPQDPSAQLVVLPSEPPTHPATHHLDVMEQPGLWPPVYGARGPPSHMQHPAVYSRSQFLRQQELYALQQHQQLQHQHQSHQSQQSQLQSQPQQQQQPQQHRAAHAMNMQHQPAHNAQIQKRADEPSVELEELISEPRTSKPAKAYSYNPPQRNTSPPGTCTTHLSPCCQSPSLRQHPKSTPSTPCPAPSPVAAVPHSPAISPAPPQMLKAPESEDKTGEGQPPQEYPGSLEPDLPPGYTYPAIAMDYRSGPSPQGVQLAEPADLDAVQVEPAEHAPQSLASLGEELDCQVVVRPLPEPLPLKEVAHEEENRVVDGVLEQRDEVEITAVTEANYVHREEEQPEEQGQTAGEVLVCPPVESTVCEAPSCPVSISTEEPDRQDAVITLEEEEDDEMTGGEIQVEYAQKVSMPGEQEPELPTIIELDPASPESQSPPNECAEDSEQKHDNKMTSNDASVDSVCLSPASASAPSPSEESFAVAPKPVVPCYWSLELLIAAAFCTDVPPFPLFSYSTPSVAPSQCNPHQGIELLSELADLELQQQKRTCGKSQEEELLMFDLQSLATLATARALELGSEESSSASSERQFPARRILNLRRKCTWTPRNEPVCPAKVSMETMDGPELAMRVKLAELQRRYKEKQKELAKLQRKHDHHRKEETPRSPARRGPGRPRKRKPTLTTGPVSSSEGQRKVKSMGAGLGLPDDLGGGGESQRRKKRLSSRGFERLSSTQQVKAQSCRKSSLHSMLNSKLAGDVVQLKQKAQVKKNLSGTGSRDKEISLCSSNLKHGHRSQGTSKADSRRESGGQSDTAASGDSVHQESWTGLVRCGRKKGSTTLSQHRTKVHRGQRHEAMEEEESSPAESDSSDQEDEEEEGSCDTDEVQDYKVQPSRDVTLSSSMIGPSPSSVVKLEANQKAWNKKQRQELYGSQSLSGAEGEVKIRKKSNSRMGMTTAVKNHQDHQDRQPEVARKTCGPRSKEPRWGSLGTRGNRYRRSMGLATFPTTSERLKRATRKSTMLRGAINKRRSCWPIGGSSLQGEDGSRGQRSKDQQPKGRAVSRLLESFAADEGFQMDGSSFSEEEEHSSHSRKNPEVPNCVLTKELLTDGLKVLISKEDELLYAARVHTLELPDIFSVVIDGERGNRPRIYSLEQLLQEAVLDIRPESEAMLAEGTRVCAYWSERSRCLYPGYVRRGGSSDERKQGGVMVEFDDGDRGKISLPNIRLLPPGYQIHCGEPSPSLLVPSGSAAKRTSSLEQAPISERPSDRLSTINTVNTTQSLTVIKRRPGRPKGSGKKQKQQQIENANKNPSPFLGWSSLTNTRKRTSDNLFQFNGAPKRTLKGKEDDLFSMTHSQSQASVPTKGLFSSSSFEVDSFRSIANGYSSFCTQSTGPGSALSLGSRSGLYGEKRKQDEQVMPRSKRSGQEFLIKLDHEGVTSPKTKNSKALLLRGASSSVSGLPRTEAYSHPVLLVKDNKKGASRVELLLKGTTPQRKPSTSMRLGEYGDLGFSSHRDCHSSYSDLDDEEEEEEEERRAALAAASGGLRTAGRFLSRLSVSSSSSGSSSSSSSGSLSSSSLCSSENDSSYSSEDEDSSTLMLQSCLSSHRGLLQPSEPSTSSRPRQHAFVAKAMAVSSAKGATLNQVSHSKSLKRKECAGSLSKPTKDFVKKPRMLPDEATFIPRPKMSAFLSGRQMWRWSGSPTQRRGLKGKAKKLFYKAIVRGRETVKVGDCAVFLSAGRPNLPYVGQIENFWESWTSRMVVKVKWFYHPEETKLGKRHRDGKHALYQSCHEDENDVQTISHKCQVVSREEYECLTRNQKPNSTSPDLYYLAGTYDPTTGQLVTAEGVSIMC; encoded by the exons ATGAAAATCCCATTTTTGGATCTAGAGTTTTCAGAGGCCT GCAGTGGATTGATGGGCAATTCTTCTGCCTCCTTCATGGGGACCTTTCTGGCCAGTAGTCTGGGTTCCCCTCCTTCCCACCCGTCTCATCCCTCCCGGCCGCCCTCCTCGCCCTCTTCGCCCTCCTTCCGTGGCGGACCCCACTCGAGCGCCTCGCAAATCTGGTTTCCCCATTCGCATGAAG CAGGTCCAGGGTATCCTCGATTCTCAGGGAGTCTGGCCCACACGTTCCTTCCTATGAGCCACTTGGATCACCATGCCAACAGTGGAGTTCTCTATGGGCAACACCGTTTCTATGACACACAAAAAG aGAACTTCTACCTTCGAGGTCTCCCATCCCAGCCACCTCTCATCTCAGCCAATCATAGTCTGCCACCAATGTCTCGGGCAGGTTCAGGACACACTCAGGGGTCctgcagcagagacagagatCAAGGGGTAGGCACAGGCATACATAAGGGTCTTAAAGAGGGGTCTGTGGAAAGAGGAGTGGTAAATGTCAAGGACAAGGAGAGATCCAGTGGTAAACAAGAGGCTAAGgaaagacagcagcagcagcaacaacagcagcagcaccacgCTCACCAGCCACCCCAGCcaacacaccaccaccattctCACACTCATCAGCAGCACCCGCACTATCCTCAGCACCCGCTGCCCCTGGAGGAGGTAAACAGCCGGGCCCTGGAGAGGCATAAGGCGTCGCTCACGATGTACAGTAAAGAGCACCCTCAAAGTATGAGCAAGCCCCTCAGTGCCTGTTTGCACAATAGCAAGATGCAAAATGGAGATCCAGGAACTGGAGCAGGGGCTAAGGTGTCCATGTCCAGCTGTGGCGGTGAGGACACAACCCTTCGGGTTATGGGTGGTGGGGGGAGCAGCCAGAACAGACATTTGGGGACTAGTGGCAGTGGCCGCTGCACCAAAGAGGGGGTAAGTGGGGAAATGAGGATCAGTGAACAACCTTCAGACTGTTTGGAAAGGGGTCAGGCACCACTTCACCACTCTCTGCCCTACTCTGTACCCCCACCCTTACATATGAGTTCTGCTACTGGAGGGGCCCATCCACATCCTCATGCTCACCCCCATACACATCCCCATCCAGGGGGCTTCCACTGTCTTCAGCTCCACCCCAGCCACCCACATCAttcccaccacacacaccaccatcCAGAGTTTTTCTGCCCACCGCCACCTGCTCCTCTAGCCAACCCTGCCTCGCACGAGAGGGGGCCAGTCAATGTGGGGCGAGAACCTAAAGTCACAGGGCCTACATTTGTGCCATCTGTGGCAGACGTAGGCGATAAATCTAATGGGCCATTCCAGCTTAATAACCCTGACTGCCAGGGTGTGGGTagtggaggaggaggcagcaATGCCAAGGACAAGACAATCGAAAAGAATGGTGGCGGTGGGCACCACAGTAATtggcacagaaaacaacaacagcaacaacagcagcagcagcagcacccatacagaaagacagagaaggCTCCAGACTGGATGCAATCCCACCATCAACACCTTCAGTCCTCACAGCTTCCTCCACCTCCCCAGCAACAACCACCACATTCTCAACAGCAGCATCAAGTAGTGCGATCGCGGAGTGCTGAGTGTATCAACAGTGGTGTGGAAATGGATGTGTTCAGACCCTCGCTGCCCCAGGGACCCAAGGCAGGGCACTCGGTCCCTCATTCTGTAAACACTTCTCCTTATCGAGACTGTTCCCATCCCGGACCCCCGCCAAACTCTTCCCCACTTGGAAGTAAAAACATGGGGCAGCACAGTGGAACACAACACAGTGGTCCCGGAGGTAGCTGCTCTTTACAGAGAGACGGCCAAAAGGTAGCCAGGATTCGCCACCAGCAGCATGGCCGACCTGGCCCAGAGACACCCACTGAGTTGAACCAGGGGAATAGTCAGGAGCTTAAAAGAAAGATGGACATGTCTCCTTATGGTTACAGCAACAGCAGTGGgcagcagcaccaccaccagcagccccCAGTGCCACCCTGGAATATGAGGCCTCCTCACCACATGTCGCAACctgaggaggagcagaggaagtcATATATGGAGTTGGGGAGCACTGGTGGGCAACactctcagcagcagcagcagcaacaacagcagcagcagcagcaacaacaacaacagcagcagcagcagcaacaacagcagcagcagcagccgggAATAAGCCTCCCTCCTCCACAGCCCCCCACCGCACCTCCCCTCAgccagcaacagcagcaaccacagcagcaACCTGATCCCCAGGGTCCAACTCAGGGAGAGAGCAGTGCAATGAAAAGCTTACTAAAGTACAGCAACCAGCAACAACCACTGCTCGTCTCCCAAAAGAATCCATTTGGGGGGTTAGGAAATCTCAAATCAGGTCCATCTGGGGGGAGCTGTGCCCTGCAGGGCAACAAACAGACTCTGCCTTCCAGGAAGGGTACGGCTAATGACAGTGAGCGTCCTGATTATAACGGGCGGAGCAGGGAAATGGGGGAGCCAGGTCATGGTGAAAGTGAGGTGCGGCAGCCGCCAGTAGGAATAGCGGTGGCGGTGGCCAGACAGAGGGAACCACCTTGTCGTTCAGCTGAAAATCATCCGAACAGCCGACAGGGCAGGGTCCATCCGTCTGTGAAAG GGCAGCCCCGCTCCATGTATCTGTCAGATCCCACCACTGAGGAAGACAGGAAGAGGCTGAGTGAGGAACAAATAGGTCTCACTTGCTTGGACAGGGAGAGGGATGCATATATCAG GGATAACAAAGAGAGGGTGGAATTTGCAAGGATCCACCCTTCCAGCAGCTGTCACGGAGACCTTGCCTCTCATCTCATGGTCCCGGGCGGGACGTCCCTCCAGTCTGGCCAGTTGGGAGATCCTGCTGCACATTCTGCTCACCATCATTGGATGCCAAGAACTGGAAGCCCATCTCTCTGGATGACGGGACATTCTTATG CAGGTATAGGTCATACAACCCTACACCAGAATCTGCCACCAGCTTTCTCTGCAGCCATGCCAGGCCCTCTGCAGCCAgtcctgcctctgcctcaagaCCCCTCTGCCCAACTGGTGGTCTTGCCCTCCGAGCCTCCCACCCATCCTGCGACCCATCACCTGG aTGTGATGGAGCAGCCAGGGCTGTGGCCCCCTGTGTACGGCGCCCGGGGCCCACCCTCCCACATGCaacatcctgctgtgtactCCCGATCCCAGTTTCTACGGCAACAGGAGCTGTACGCTCTCCAGCAGCATCAACAGCTTCAGCATCAGCATCAGAGTCACCAGTCGCAGCAATCACAACTGCAGTCTcaacctcagcagcagcagcagccacagcagCACAGAGCTGCACATGCCATGAACATGCAGCACCAACCCGCTCACAATGCACAG ATACAGAAGAGAGCAGACGAGCCCTCAGTTGAACTGGAAGAACTCATTTCAGAGCCAAGAACATCTAAACCTGCCAAAGCTTACTCTTACAACCCACCGCAGAGAAACACCTCACCCCCTGGGACCTGCACCACTCACCTGTCCCCTTGTTGTCAGTCCCCTTCGCTGCGACAACATCCCAAAAGCACTCCTTCAACACCCTGCCCCGCTCCTAGCCCTGTTGCAGCAGTACCTCATTCACCTGCCATTAGCCCTGCTCCACCTCAAATGTTAAAGGCTCCTGAATCCGAAGACAAGACGGGAGAGGGGCAGCCTCCACAGGAATACCCAGGGTCTCTGGAGCCTG ACTTGCCTCCTGGATACACATACCCTGCTATTGCGATGGACTACAGGAGCGGACCGTCACCTCAGGGTGTTCAGCTGGCTGAGCCAGCTGACCTGGACGCAGTCCAAGTGGAGCCTGCTGAGCATGCTCCCCAGTCTCTGGCCAGCCTAGGGGAGGAGTTAGACTGTCAAGTGGTAGTCAGACCCCTTCCAGAGCCACTCCCACTCAAGGAAGTGGCGCATGAAGAGGAAAACAGAGTGGTTGATGGAGTTCTGGAGCAGAGGGATGAGGTGGAAATAACAGCCGTGACAGAAGCTAACTATGTCCACAGAGAGGAGGAGCAACCAGAGGAGCAGGGACAAACTGCAGGAGAGGTGCTGGTTTGTCCACCTGTTGAGAGTACTGTGTGTGAGGCTCCTTCCTGCCCAGTCTCCATTTCAACAGAAGAACCTGACAGGCAAGACGCTGTCATTACcttggaagaagaggaggatgatgagATGACGGGTGGGGAGATTCAGGTGGAGTATGCTCAAAAGGTCAGCATGCCTGGAGAGCAAGAGCCAGAGCTGCCCACCATCATCGAGCTTGATCCTGCTTCTCCTGAGTCACAGTCCCCGCCTAATGAGTGCGCAGAGGACAGTGAGCAGAAGCACGACAACAAGATGACCTCTAATGATGCCTCAGTGGATTCTGTGTGTCTTTCCCCGGCCTCAGCTTCTGCCCCTAGCCCAAGCGAGGAATCTTTTGCTGTGGCCCCAAAACCTGTTGTGCCCTGCTACTGGAGTCTGGAGCTGCTGATTGCTGCTGCGTTCTGTACAGATGTGCCTCCATTTCCCTTGTTCTCATATAGTACACCATCAGTTGCCCCATCGCAATGCAACCCACACCAGGGTATCGAGCTTCTGAGTGAACTAGCGgatctggagctgcagcagcaaaAGCGCACTTGTGGAAAAAGCCAGG AGGAGGAACTGCTCATGTTTGACCTCCAAAGCCTTGCTACCCTGGCCACGGCCCGTGCGCTGGAGCTGGGCTCCGAGGAAAGCAGCAGCGCGAGTTCTGAGCGACAATTTCCAGCCCGCAGGATCCTCAATTTACGAAGGAAATGCACCTGGACACCTCGCAATGAACCA GTGTGCCCAGCCAAAGTTAGCATGGAAACAATGGATGGTCCTGAGCTTGCAATGCGTGTGAAATTGGCTGAGTTACAACGTCGTTAtaaagagaagcagaaggaGCTTGCCAAACTTCAGAGGAAGCATGATCATCA CAGGAAGGAAGAAACACCTCGCAGCCCAGCACGGCGAGGACCGGGGCGGCCGAGGAAGCGGAAACCCACCCTCACCACAGGTCCAGTGTCCTCATCCGAGGGCCAAAGAAAAGTCAA ATCGATGGGGGCAGGGCTTGGTTTGCCTGACGACCTGGGAGGGGGCGGAGAAAGCCAGCGAAGGAAGAAGAGGCTGTCCAGTCGAGGCTTTGAGCGACTCAGCAGCACACAG CAGGTAAAAGCACAGAGCTGCAGAAAAAGCAGTCTTCACAGCATGCTCAACTCCAAGCTGGCTGGAGATGTGGTTCAGCTCAAGCAAAAGGCCCAGGTTAAAAAGAATCTCTCAGGGACAGGCTCGAGGGACAAGGAAATTTCACTCTGCAGCTCCAACCTTAAGCATGGACACAGAAGCCAGGGCACAAGCAAAGCAGACTCCAGGCGAGAGTCTGGGGGACAAAGCGATACAG CAGCCAGTGGGGACAGTGTCCACCAAGAGAGCTGGACCGGACTGGTGCGTTGTGGACGTAAAAAGGGATCGACCACCCTGAGCCAGCACAGAACAAAGGTTCACCGTGGCCAAAGGCACGAAGCaatggaggaggaagaaagcTCGCCTGCAGAGAGCGACTCCTCTGATCAAG aagatgaagaagaggaaggcAGTTGTGATACTGATGAAGTTCAAGATTACAAAGTCCAACCCTCTAGAGATGTCACTTTAAGCTCCTCCATGATTGGGCCTAGTCCATCGTCTGTTGTAAAACTGGAAGCCAACCAGAAAGCctggaacaaaaaacaaaggcagGAGCTTTATG GATCCCAGAGTCTGTCTGGTGCAGAGGGGGAAGTCAAAATCAGGAAGAAGTCCAACTCTAGGATGGGCATGACCACAGCAGTTAAAAATCACCAAGACCACCAAGATCGGCAGCCTGAAGTAGCAAGAAAAACATGTGGGCCCAGGTCTAAGGAACCTCGGTGGGGCAGTCTTGGGACCAGAGGCAACCGCTACAGGAGGAGCATGGGACTAGCTACCTTTCCCACCACAAGTGAGAGGCTGAAGCGGGCAACCCGCAAGAGCACCATGTTGAGAGGAGCAATtaacaag AGGAGAAGTTGCTGGCCAATTGGGGGCTCATCTTTGCAGGGCGAAGATGGAAGCAGGGGACAAAGGAGCAAAGACCAACAG CCAAAGGGACGAGCAGTGAGTCGTTTGTTGGAGAGCTTCGCCGCTGATGAGGGTTTTCAGATGGATGGTAGCAGCTtctcagaggaagaggagcacaGCAGCCATTCGCGCAAAAACCCTGAAG TTCCAAACTGTGTCCTGACCAAAGAGCTGTTAACCGATGGCCTGAAGGTGCTGATTTCCAAGGAGGATGAGCTTCTATATGCTGCCAGGGTCCACACTCTGGAGCTACCAGACAT ctttagtgttgttattGACGGTGAAAGAGGAAACCGCCCAAGAATCTATTCATTGGAGCAACTGCTACAAGAAGCT GTCCTGGATATACGTCCAGAGTCGGAGGCTATGCTCGCTGAAGGAACCAGAGTGTGCGCTTATTGGAGTGAGCGCTCCCGCTGCTTATACCCAGGCTATGTTCGCCGAG GTGGTTCATCTGATGAGAGGAAGCAAGGCGGGGTGATGGTAGAGTTTGATGATGGGGATCGAGGGAAGATTTCACTCCCCAACATCCGCCTCCTGCCTCCAGGATACCAAATTCACT GTGGAGAGCCATCTCCTTCCCTATTGGTTCCCAGTGGTTCAGCAGCCAAGAGAACCTCCAGTCTGGAGCAGGCACCAATCAGTGAGAGACCTTCAGACAGACTGAGCACTATTAACACTGTAAACACCACCCAGAGTCTGACCGTTATTAAAAGAAGACCAG gGAGACCAAAGGGTtctgggaaaaaacaaaagcagcagcaaatTGAGAATGCCAATAAAAATCCTTCGCCTTTCCTGGGCTGGAGCTCATTGACCAACACCAGAAAGAGGACGTCTGATAATCTCTTTCAGTTCAACGGTGCACCCAAGAGGACCTTGAAAGGAAAGGAGGATGACCTGTTCTCTATGACTCATTCCCAGTCACAGGCTTCCGTCCCAACCAAAGGCCTTTTCAGCAGCAGCTCGTTTGAGGTGGATTCCTTTAGAAGCATTGCAAATGGTTACTCTTCCTTCTGTACCCAGTCTACAGGACCAGGTTCGGCTTTATCTTTGGGTTCCAGAAGTGGGCTGTATGGTGAAAAGCGCAAACAAGATGAACAGGTTATGCCAAGGAGCAAAAGGTCTGGACAAGAGTTCCTCATCAAGTTGGATCATGAAGGAGTGACATCCCCCAAGACAAAGAACAGCAAGGCTCTGCTGCTGCGAGGGGCATCTTCCAGTGTAAGTGGCTTACCCAGGACAGAAGCATACTCTCATCCAGTCCTGCTGGTAAAGGATAACAAGAAGGGAGCCTCCAGAGTAGAACTTCTTCTAAAAGGGACCACACCTCAAAGAAAGCCCTCTACTTCTATGCGTCTCGGGGAATATGGTGACTTGGGCTTCAGCTCTCACAGAGACTGTCACAGCTCCTACTCTGATCTggatgatgaagaggaagaagaagaggaagagaggagggcTGCACTGGCTGCAGCCTCAGGAGGACTAAGGACTGCTGGTCGCTTCCTTTCTCGTCTCTcggtctcctcctcttcttcaggtTCTTCAAGCTCCTCCTCTTCAGGCTCTCTTTCAAGTTCCAGCCTCTGTTCCTCTGAAAATGATTCCTCGTACAGCTCAGAGGATGAGGATAGTTCAACACTGATGCTGCAGAGTTGTCTTTCCTCCCATCGGGGGCTCCTACAACCATCAGAACCCTCTACATCTTCAAGGCCTCGCCAGCATGCCTTTGTGGCCAAAGCTATGGCTGTTTCCAGTGCCAAAGGTGCCACCCTTAACCAGGTCTCTCACAGCAAGTCCTTGAAGAGGAAAGAATGTGCAGGCTCCCTATCTAAACCAACTAAGGATTTTGTCAAGAAACCTAGGATGCTTCCAGATGAGGCTACATTTATTCCAAGGCCCAAGATGTCCGCATTCCTTTCAGGAAGACAAATGTGGAGGTGGTCAGGAAGCCCTACACAG AGGCGAGGACTTAAGGGCAAGGCCAAGAAGCTTTTCTATAAGGCCATTGTGCGAGGCAGAGAAACGGTGAAAGTGGGAGATTGTGCTGTGTTCCTCTCAGCTGGACGACCTAACCTCCCATATGTGGGTCAAATTGAGAACTTCTGGGAATCATGGACTTCTAGAATGGTAGTCAAAGTCAAATGGTTCTACCACCCTGAAGAGACAAAGCTAGGGAAAAGGCATCGAGATGGCAAG CATGCCCTTTATCAGTCGTGCCACGAGGATGAGAATGATGTCCAGACAATCTCTCACAAGTGCCAGGTGGTGAGCAGAGAGGAGTATGAGTGTCTGACTCGCAATCAGAAGCCGAACAGTACCTCTCCAGATCTGTACTACCTGGCTGGGACGTACGATCCGACCACTGGTCAGTTGGTCACTGCTGAAGGCGTTTCCATCATGTGCTGA